From a region of the Salmo trutta chromosome 10, fSalTru1.1, whole genome shotgun sequence genome:
- the LOC115201702 gene encoding fatty acid desaturase 6, producing MQNVPEEWREEQRAGGGEMDAKPWEGREALFQINTGNSKQDMDRGKENGETGVKERRKENGEMMNEGGKGMKGTDKESLMMELTRLVQKTVKESSWWERRGIDIAILVLAFLLLPPAFLLLGSSQVLVFVLGMVLMGVSHAVITVKGTHLASHGSLSESPAWAEFWAVFFIEVCGSFTARAGVTGHIKMHHAHTNVIGLGDSSTWKIPCLPRSVYLFTAPLAVPIITPLVALGQLKDHSVSQALRTVLMVFLGFYSQYWLLMHVSGFQHLYSSLLCMLLCRAMFSIPYIHVNIFQHIGLSMFSPTRRPKRIYQMTHGVLNLPRNPLLDWIFGHSLINCHVEHHLFPFLSDNMCLKVKPIVSQYLKEKELPYQEDTYLSRLQLFFHKYQELMVFAPPITELVGVQ from the exons ATGCAGAATGTACCGGAGGAGTGGAGGGAAGAACagagagctggaggaggagagatggatgcTAAACCCTGGGAGGGTAGAGAGGCCTTATTCCAAATAAACACGGGTAACTCCAAACAGGATatggacagagggaaagagaatggAGAGACCGGGGttaaggagaggaggaaggagaatgGAGAGATGATGAACGAAGGGGGAAAGGGGATGAAGGGGACGGATAAAGAGTCGCTGATGATGGAGCTGACCCGTTTGGTTCAGAAGACAGTGAAGGAGAGTAgctggtgggagaggagaggcatcGACATCGCTATCCTGGTCCTGGCCTTTCTCCTGTTACCCCCAG CCTTTCTGCTGCTGGGCTCATCCCAGGTCCTGGTGTTTGTCCTGGGCATGGTGCTGATGGGAGTGTCCCATGCTGTCATTACCGTTAAGGGAACCCACCTGGCCAGCCACGGATCGCTGAGCGAGTCCCCTGCCTGGGCCGAGTTCTGGGCTGTGTTCTTCATAGAG GTGTGTGGGTCGTTCACAGCAAGGGCAGGTGTAACAGGCCACATTAAGATGCATCATGCCCACACCAACGTGATTGGCCTGGGTGACTCCAGCACCTGGAAGATACCCTGTCTACCCCGGAGCGTCTACCTGTTCACCGCACCCCTGGCTGTACCCATTATCACTCCTCTGGTGGCTCTAG GTCAGCTGAAGGACCACTCGGTGAGCCAGGCCCTGAGGACAGTCCTGATGGTGTTCCTGGGGTTCTACTCTCAATACTGGCTACTGATGCATGTGTCTGGGTTCCAGCATCTGTACAGCAGTCTCCTCTGTATGCTGCTCTGCAGGGCCATGTTCTCTATACCTTACATACACGTTAACATCTTCCAG CACATCGGCCTGTCTATGTTCTCCCCGACCCGCCGGCCCAAGAGGATTTACCAGATGACCCACGGGGTTCTGAACCTTCCCCGGAACCCCCTGCTGGACTGGATCTTCGGACACTCCCTCATCAACTGTCACGTGGAACACCACCTGTTCcccttcctctctgacaacatGTGTCTCAAG gtaaAGCCCATCGTGTCCCAGTATCTAAAGGAGAAGGAGCTCCCATACCAGGAAGACACATATCTCTCCCGTCTGCAGCTCTTCTTTCACAAGTACCAGGAGCTCATGGTGTTCGCCCCGCCCATCACCGAGCTGGTGGGGGTGcaatga